One Edaphobacter bradus DNA window includes the following coding sequences:
- the ilvN gene encoding acetolactate synthase small subunit: protein MLHTFVALVDDKPGVLTRVASLFRRLNVNIVSLTVGESEREGVSRMTIVCDAPEHAADRIRASLYKLEITRDVDELGRVEAVIRELCLIKVAAGPNHPHGQQSRSQIFELANVFRARVVDLAPESIMLEMTGAASKIEGLLQVLRESSFEVLEVSRTGRMAMRRGHHTSRVLKALGTNNGEQPHAAYPNRPEPHEDLPNQFAEDET from the coding sequence ATGCTCCATACCTTCGTAGCCCTGGTAGACGACAAACCCGGAGTCCTAACCCGGGTCGCTTCCCTCTTCCGCCGTCTCAACGTCAACATCGTCTCCCTCACCGTAGGCGAGAGCGAGCGTGAGGGCGTGTCCCGCATGACCATCGTCTGCGACGCCCCCGAGCACGCCGCCGACCGCATCCGCGCCTCGCTCTACAAGCTCGAGATCACCCGCGACGTCGACGAGCTCGGTCGCGTCGAGGCCGTCATCCGCGAGCTCTGCCTCATCAAGGTCGCCGCCGGACCCAACCACCCGCACGGCCAGCAGTCGCGCTCGCAGATCTTCGAGCTAGCCAACGTCTTCCGCGCCCGCGTCGTCGACCTCGCCCCCGAGTCCATCATGCTCGAGATGACCGGCGCGGCCAGCAAGATCGAGGGCCTCCTGCAGGTCCTCCGCGAATCCAGCTTCGAGGTCCTCGAGGTCTCCCGCACGGGCCGCATGGCCATGCGCCGTGGCCACCACACCAGCCGCGTCCTCAAGGCTCTCGGCACCAACAACGGCGAGCAGCCTCACGCCGCCTACCCCAACCGCCCCGAGCCTCACGAAGACCTGCCCAACCAGTTCGCCGAGGACGAAACCTAG
- the ilvB gene encoding biosynthetic-type acetolactate synthase large subunit → MTDNNQNAHPTLTGAEILWATLVGEGVTTVFGYPGGAILPAYDALRKFPIHHVLVRHEQGAAHMADGYARASGKVGVAIATSGPGATNLVTGIATAMMDSIPIVCITGQVSSKVLGSDAFQEIDITGITLPITKHNFVATRPDHIAPMLRQAFQIAQSGRPGPVLVDITKDAQQGTALFNFDDAQPGPYRPHPMLRAESSAAREAIELIKQSKKPVILAGHGINQSGAEKEVIEFAERLHIPVASTLLGLGSFSASHPLSLGMMGMHGESWVNNAIQESDLLLAFGMRFDDRVTGNLASYAPHAKKIHIEIDPSEINKNVKVDVALIGDLKEVLETLLSLIPSSEVSSRPERSEAEGTASPLQNAWDRTEVDAWLKHINTSKGTAAVRDIINLPDNGHLYAAHVIHDIWREAVAAGREKETIIVTDVGQHQMWEAQYFHHTAPRTLVTSGGLGTMGFALPAAIGAKVACPEKDVWVIAGDGGFQMTAAELSTIVQENLHINIAVINNGFLGMVRQWQETFYDKNYACSPILSPDFVKLADAHGIPGAHITQRKDVTPTVTKARTAPSAFLINFAVEKEDGVYPMIAPGAALHEMVRRPDPLIETAEDE, encoded by the coding sequence ATGACCGACAACAATCAAAACGCACACCCCACCCTAACCGGAGCCGAAATCCTCTGGGCCACGCTAGTAGGCGAAGGTGTCACCACGGTCTTCGGCTACCCCGGCGGAGCCATCCTCCCCGCCTACGACGCTCTGCGCAAGTTCCCCATCCACCACGTCCTCGTGCGCCACGAGCAGGGAGCCGCGCACATGGCCGACGGCTACGCGCGCGCCTCGGGCAAGGTTGGAGTCGCCATCGCCACCTCCGGCCCCGGCGCGACCAACCTCGTCACCGGTATCGCCACGGCCATGATGGACTCCATTCCCATCGTCTGCATCACCGGTCAGGTCTCGAGCAAAGTTCTCGGCAGTGACGCCTTCCAGGAGATCGACATCACCGGCATCACCCTGCCGATTACGAAACACAACTTCGTCGCCACGCGCCCCGACCACATCGCGCCCATGCTCCGCCAGGCCTTCCAGATCGCCCAGTCCGGCCGCCCCGGCCCCGTGCTGGTCGACATCACCAAGGACGCACAGCAGGGCACCGCGCTCTTCAACTTCGACGACGCCCAGCCTGGGCCCTACCGCCCGCATCCCATGCTCCGAGCCGAAAGCTCCGCGGCCCGCGAGGCCATCGAGCTCATCAAGCAATCGAAGAAGCCCGTCATCCTCGCCGGCCACGGCATCAACCAGTCCGGTGCCGAAAAAGAGGTCATCGAGTTCGCCGAGCGCCTCCACATCCCCGTCGCCAGCACGCTGCTCGGCCTCGGCAGCTTCTCCGCCTCGCACCCGCTTTCGCTCGGCATGATGGGAATGCACGGCGAGTCCTGGGTCAACAACGCCATCCAGGAGTCCGACCTCCTCCTCGCCTTCGGCATGCGCTTCGACGACCGTGTCACCGGCAACCTCGCCAGCTACGCCCCGCACGCGAAGAAGATCCACATCGAGATCGACCCTTCCGAGATCAACAAGAACGTCAAGGTAGACGTAGCCCTCATCGGCGACCTCAAAGAAGTCCTCGAAACCCTGCTCTCCCTCATCCCCTCCTCAGAAGTGTCATCCCGACCGGAGCGCAGCGAAGCGGAGGGAACTGCTTCACCTTTGCAGAATGCCTGGGACCGCACCGAAGTCGACGCATGGCTCAAGCACATCAACACCTCCAAAGGCACCGCCGCCGTCCGCGACATCATCAACCTCCCCGACAACGGCCACCTCTACGCCGCGCACGTCATCCACGACATCTGGCGCGAGGCCGTAGCTGCCGGCCGCGAAAAAGAAACCATCATCGTCACAGATGTGGGCCAGCACCAGATGTGGGAGGCCCAGTACTTCCACCACACCGCACCCCGCACCCTCGTCACCAGCGGAGGCCTCGGAACCATGGGCTTCGCGCTCCCCGCCGCCATCGGCGCCAAGGTAGCCTGCCCGGAGAAAGACGTCTGGGTCATCGCCGGCGACGGAGGCTTCCAGATGACCGCCGCCGAGCTCTCCACCATCGTCCAGGAGAACCTCCACATCAACATCGCCGTCATCAACAACGGATTTTTGGGCATGGTCCGGCAGTGGCAGGAGACCTTCTACGACAAAAACTACGCCTGCTCGCCCATCCTCTCGCCCGACTTCGTCAAACTTGCCGACGCCCACGGCATCCCCGGCGCACACATCACCCAACGCAAAGATGTAACCCCCACAGTCACAAAAGCGCGCACCGCGCCGTCAGCCTTCCTTATCAACTTCGCAGTCGAAAAAGAAGACGGCGTCTATCCGATGATAGCCCCCGGCGCCGCCCTACACGAGATGGTCCGCCGACCCGACCCACTCATCGAAACCGCAGAGGACGAGTAG
- the ilvD gene encoding dihydroxy-acid dehydratase → MSIVDPKQHSKVLTEGPSRAAARSYLRGVGFSKEDLHKPIIGIANTWTEIGPCNFHLRQVAEAVKQGVREAGGTPMEFNTVTISDGITMGTEGMKASLISREIIADSIELVTRGNSFDGLICIAGCDKNMPAAIMALARLDIPGLMLYGGSIAPGHLPQSDGTTKDITILNVFEAIGSHAAGKINDAQLEAVEAAACPGPGACGGQFTANTMAMAAEFLGISPIQLTGVPAMSPEKANASREAGKLVMHLAKNDLRPTKILTRQSIENAIAAVCASGGSTNAVLHLIAIASELDIPLSMDDFDKISERTPFICDLSPGGKYVAKDYQDAGGSRVLAKRLMERGALHDTITVTGKTLHEEAKLAQETPNQPVIHNWDKPLKPTGGLVILKGNLAPEGCVIKVAGHERINHTGPARVFDSEDACFAAVEAGKINPSDVLVIRYEGPKGGPGMREMLAVTAAIKGIPELSETVALLTDGRFSGATRGLMAGHVAPEAQLGGPIAAVREGDKITFDIPNRELRLEVPAEEIAARLKSWKAPEPRYKRGVFAKYANSVSSASEGAVTT, encoded by the coding sequence TTGAGCATCGTCGATCCCAAGCAGCACTCCAAAGTCCTCACCGAAGGCCCAAGCCGAGCGGCCGCCCGCTCCTACCTGCGCGGAGTCGGCTTCTCCAAAGAAGACCTGCACAAGCCCATCATCGGCATCGCCAACACCTGGACCGAGATCGGCCCTTGCAACTTCCATCTCCGCCAGGTCGCCGAAGCCGTTAAGCAGGGCGTGCGCGAGGCCGGCGGAACCCCCATGGAGTTCAACACCGTCACCATCTCCGACGGCATCACCATGGGCACCGAGGGCATGAAGGCCTCGCTCATCTCGCGTGAGATCATCGCCGATTCCATCGAACTCGTCACGCGCGGCAACAGCTTCGACGGCCTTATCTGCATCGCAGGATGCGACAAGAACATGCCCGCCGCCATCATGGCCCTCGCCCGCCTCGACATCCCCGGCCTCATGCTCTACGGAGGCTCCATCGCGCCCGGCCACCTACCCCAATCCGACGGCACCACCAAAGACATCACCATCCTCAACGTCTTCGAAGCCATCGGCTCCCACGCGGCTGGAAAGATAAATGATGCCCAGCTAGAAGCCGTAGAAGCCGCCGCTTGCCCCGGCCCCGGAGCCTGCGGAGGCCAGTTCACCGCCAACACGATGGCCATGGCCGCCGAGTTCCTCGGCATCTCTCCCATCCAGCTCACCGGAGTCCCCGCCATGTCGCCCGAGAAGGCCAACGCCTCGCGCGAGGCCGGCAAGCTCGTCATGCATCTGGCAAAGAACGATCTCCGGCCCACCAAAATCCTCACCCGCCAGTCCATCGAGAACGCCATCGCCGCCGTCTGCGCCTCCGGAGGCTCCACCAACGCCGTCCTCCACCTCATCGCAATCGCCAGCGAGCTCGACATCCCGCTCTCCATGGACGACTTCGACAAGATCAGCGAGCGCACTCCCTTCATCTGCGACCTCTCCCCCGGCGGCAAGTACGTCGCCAAGGACTACCAGGACGCTGGCGGCTCGCGCGTCCTCGCCAAGCGCCTCATGGAGCGCGGCGCATTGCATGACACCATCACGGTCACCGGCAAGACCCTCCACGAAGAAGCGAAGCTCGCGCAGGAGACGCCCAACCAGCCCGTCATCCACAACTGGGACAAGCCGCTCAAGCCCACCGGAGGCCTCGTCATCCTCAAGGGCAACCTCGCGCCCGAGGGCTGCGTCATCAAGGTCGCCGGCCACGAGCGCATCAATCACACCGGCCCCGCGCGCGTCTTCGACTCCGAGGACGCCTGCTTCGCCGCCGTCGAGGCCGGAAAGATCAATCCCTCCGACGTCCTCGTCATCCGCTACGAAGGCCCCAAGGGAGGCCCCGGCATGCGCGAGATGCTCGCCGTCACCGCCGCCATCAAGGGCATCCCCGAGCTCAGCGAAACCGTCGCGCTCCTCACTGACGGCCGCTTCAGCGGAGCCACCCGCGGCCTCATGGCCGGCCACGTAGCCCCCGAAGCTCAGCTAGGCGGCCCCATCGCCGCCGTCCGCGAAGGCGACAAGATCACCTTCGACATCCCCAACCGCGAGCTGCGCCTCGAAGTCCCAGCCGAAGAGATCGCCGCCCGCCTCAAGTCCTGGAAGGCCCCCGAACCCCGCTACAAGCGCGGAGTCTTCGCCAAGTACGCCAACAGCGTAAGCAGCGCAAGCGAAGGCGCTGTCACAACCTAA